In one Oryza glaberrima chromosome 2, OglaRS2, whole genome shotgun sequence genomic region, the following are encoded:
- the LOC127763815 gene encoding alpha-terpineol synthase, chloroplastic-like has translation MASFSVHAQPWSSSCQPAAAASSQRQCSTTPPWRRPWRQPRTRSPGTLRCRQAQQQLLLSTGVIQQDAVDDRLNKNPCNFHPSIWGDFFLYHSSTTAASYQQQEWIVQLERLKEEVGNMITSSVTSSLLERLHLIDALERLCVNHLFEEEINILLMQISSSNNVNDCDDVHTVAMWFYLLRKHGYKVSQDVFVKFKDEEGNFIAKNPMDLLALYNAAHYRVHGEKILDDAILFTKRCLHSMLPSLEGSLAREVKCALEIPLPRRVGIYEANYYISTYEKEGKVHDMIVQLAKLNFNLMQLQYQEELDIITRWWKDLQIQSKLPFARDRIVECYLWMLGVYYEPNCSRGRIILTKVISIATIFDDTFDSYGTIEECELFTKCLESWELVADELPDCMKHVLEKVFQSYQIIEQELSEDEKYRMPYLRSFTEDLVRNYNREVKMREESYVPKSVEEHLQISSRTGACHLLACASLVGMDVTATKESFDWVSTMPKMVLALCTILRLVDDLKTYEREQLTPHVASSIDSYMKQHDVSIEMARFMIEELKEEQWKDFNDEWLDPDSAQPRKLLVAIFNLTRTMEFIYNQADNFTYCHNLKDTISSLLVEAFPVN, from the exons ATGGCCTCCTTCTCCGTGCATGCGCAGCCGTGGAGCAGCAGCTGCCAGCCCGCCGCTGCGGCGTCGTCGCAGAGACAATGCTCGACTACTCCCCCATGGAGGAGGCCGTGGCGGCAGCCACGGACACGGAGCCCCGGCACTTTGCGATGCCGGCaagcgcagcagcagctgctgctttcTACAGGCGTAATACAGCAGGACGCTGTTGATGATCGGTTAAACAAAAACCCTTGCAACTTCCACCCGTCTATATGGGGTGATTTCTTCCTTTACCATTCCAGCACTACTGCAGCTTCCTACCAACAACAG GAATGGATCGTACAACTTGAGAGACTGAAGGAAGAAGTGGGAAATATGATAACAAGTTCAGTTACTTCTAGCCTGCTGGAGAGGCTGCATCTCATTGATGCATTGGAACGCCTTTGTGTGAACCACCTTTTTGAAGAGGAGATCAATATTTTGCTAATGCAAATTAGCAGCTCAAATAACGTCAACGATTGTGACGATGTTCATACAGTAGCTATGTGGTTTTATCTACTTCGTAAACATGGATACAAGGTTTCACAag ATGTGTTTGTGAAATTCAAAGATGAAGAGGGAAATTTCATAGCAAAAAATCCAATGGACCTACTTGCCCTTTACAATGCTGCGCATTACAGGGTCCATGGAGAGAAAATACTTGATGATGCTATATTATTCACGAAACGATGCTTGCATTCAATGTTGCCCTCTCTAGAAGGATCATTAGCACGTGAGGTAAAATGTGCACTTGAGATACCCCTACCCAGAAGGGTTGGAATTTATGAGGCAAACTATTACATATCTACCTATGAGAAAGAGGGCAAAGTGCATGATATGATAGTACAACTTGCAAAGTTGAACTTTAATCTTATGCAACTCCAATACCAAGAAGAGTTGGACATCATTACAAG gtggTGGAAGGATCTACAAATTCAATCAAAACTCCCATTTGCTAGAGACAGAATTGTGGAGTGCTACTTGTGGATGTTAGGAGTATACTATGAACCAAATTGTTCACGAGGTCGAATAATATTGACCAAGGTTATTTCTATTGCAACAATCTTTGACGATACGTTCGATTCTTATGGAACAATAGAGGAGTGTGAATTGTTTACCAAGTGTCTAGAAAG TTGGGAGCTGGTGGCTGATGAACTACCGGACTGCATGAAACATGTCCTGGAAAAGGTTTTTCAGAGCTACCAGATAATCGAGCAAGAGCTGTCAGAAGATGAGAAATACCGCATGCCCTACCTCAGAAGCTTT ACAGAAGATCTGGTTCGAAATTACAACAGGGAGGTGAAAATGCGCGAGGAAAGTTATGTCCCAAAATCTGTAGAAGAGCACCTACAGATTTCATCAAGGACTGGGGCCTGTCATCTTCTTGCTTGCGCTTCACTCGTTGGAATGGATGTTACGGCGACCAAGGAATCTTTTGATTGGGTTTCAACTATGCCTAAGATGGTGCTGGCACTCTGCACAATTCTCAGACTAGTTGATGATCTCAAAACATATGAG AGAGAGCAGCTGACGCCTCATGTCGCTTCGTCAATCGACAGCTACATGAAGCAGCACGATGTCTCGATCGAAATGGCACGTTTCATGATCGAAGAGCTGAAAGAGGAACAGTGGAAAGATTTCAACGATGAGTGGCTGGACCCTGACAGTGCTCAGCCGAGGAAGCTGCTGGTGGCGATATTCAACCTGACGAGGACGATGGAGTTCATCTACAACCAAGCCGACAACTTTACGTACTGTCACAACCTCAAGGATACCATTAGCTCGCTGCTTGTGGAAGCGTTTCCTGTTAACTAG